From Bacteroidota bacterium:
CCGCTGAACGAGCGCGCATCATCGTTCCATCGCCAGGACTGGTAGCCCGGCTGTGAGTAAAGGCCGCCGTAGAATTTCAGACGGGTTTCCGCCTGATCGCCGGGGACCCTCGTGATAATATTGATGACTCCCCCCAGAGCGCTCGAACCGTAGAGGGCCGAGGAGGCGCCCTTGACGACCTCGATGCGGTCGATCTGGGATGAAGGAATGCTCTCCCAGTTGATCTCTCCCGTATCTCCGGTGATGAACGGAAGCCCGTCGATGAGGAGGAGGACCCTCGTACCCACCCCGAAACTATAGCCTGTCGACCCCCGGATGTTGACCTGTGTTTGTGTGACGGAAACCCCGGGGACATAGCGGAGTGCATCGTCGACCGTAACCGTATTCCGCGCGTTGAGAAGTTCGCCCCCGATGACGCTGACGCTTGCCGGAACCTCCCCGAGCGACTGTTCGCGCCGGCCGGCGGTCACGATGACGGGCGCTGTCTGCACCGGAGAGGGATCGAGCTCGATCAGGACCACCGAGGTGTCCCCGCTTCCGGAGGCGACGGAAGGAAGACGGTTCGCCCGGTATCCGATCAACGATGTGACGAGGGTCTGCCGGCCGGGAGGTACTCGCCGGAGGAGAAATTTGCCGTGGGTATCGCTCGAGGTGCCGAGGAGGGTCCCTTCCACCGCGATGGTCGCTCCGGCGAGCGCTTCGCCATTCTCCCGGCTGACGACTGTTCCGGTGATCGTCGCTCCCCGTTCAATTTGCCCGTGAAGCCCCGAGAGACTGACGAGGAGTAGTATGCCGGCCGGCAGGAGTTTCCTCATCGGCGGGGCGGCGGGGGAGGATGTTGAAAGTCCACATCGATGTCGATTCCGGAAACGATGCTGTCTTCCGGCACGGTGATGGATCCCGGCCCGGAAGTGTCACCGCCGGTCCGGTAGAGGCCGACGGCCCGCCAGTCCGTGTTGACATTCTGGCCGAACTGTTGCGCCACGGCCGTATAGGCGAACGCACCGGCCGGAATCGGAGAGAGGATCAGCGTGTAGGCGATCGAGTCGGCCCCGTAGGGTTGGAGTCTCGGCGTAAATCCGGCTCTCCCCTGCAAAACCTCATCCAGGATGTTTTGCGATGGGAGGTGCTTGAAGGAGACCACTCTCAGATCGACGATGCTGTCCTGGGGCGGCCAGTTCCTGAAGTGAACGGTCCCCTTGATGCCGTACCTGGATGTGGGATGCTGCAGACTCTCGGGAGACAATCCCTGCTCACACGCCGGGGAGAGGAGAAGAACGAAGAAGAATGCGACAAGTATCGATGCGGGAAATCCTGGCCGGTCCATCTGCGTGAAGCGGGCATACAAATTCACCGATTAAGATAATCAACGAGAGGCCGAAATGCAAGGAACAACCGGGCTGCGACTGAATTCGAACGCAGAACTGAAAGCCCGCAGCCTAAAGGCTGCGGCTACCAAGCCCGAGGCATCGGTAGCCGCGACCTTCAGGTCGCGGGACGTTAAGGAAACGAATCTCAGCCGGTTCGACCGTCGGGTCCGGGATGCAATTCTACTTCTGAAGTCTTATATTCCTCCATGAAGATGACGCACATACTTCGAACGACAATTCTTCTCCTTTCGCTGTCCCAGCCGGCGTGTCGAACCCCGCGAGGGAATCCACACGGCATTCAGGTGCTCGAGGAATCCGGCGGGAGAAAACTGATGATCGGCGGCCGGGTCAGGGCGTATGTCGATACGGCGTCGTTGGAATCACGGCTGAGATATGTCTCCGTGATGAATCTTCCGATGAGGTTTTATTCAGCGCCCGGATCTCTCCTCCTGATCGGCGCGGGAGGCGGCTCGATCGCGAGAAATTACCTGAAGGAGGGCTGGAAGGTGGAGTCGGTTGAACCCGACTCCGCCGTCGCCCGAATCGCGCGAAGCACGTTCGGGCTCCGGGAGGACGAGGTGAAGATTCGAGTCGGGAGCGCGGGGCAGTTCCTTGCATCCCAGGCAGGCGCGTACGATCTTATCCTTGAAGATCTTGTCGGTACGCCGGTTCCCGAGGGAGATTTGCTGACGGCCGGCTTTTTCAAGACCGTTCGCACGCACTTGAAAAAAGGAGGAATGTTCGGAATCGCGCTCGAGTGCGCCGGATGGCGAGATGAGGTTGTCCGGGCCGTCGCTTCGACGCTCGGCGAGGCCTTCCCGAACGTCACCGTCCTTCCGATCGCCGAACCCCCGAACCGTTTCGGCAGCATCGTGGTGATCGCCTCAGAGAGAGCGCATGATGAACTCGTCAGGGAAGTCGGCCGGAACGAGGGGCTCGACCCGGAGTGGCGTTTCGGTCCCGGCTACCAGGAGACCCACGCCTGGGACAATCGTTTCGTGATGCAGCCCGATCCCCTGCTGGTCCAGACCGCGGAACAGAACCGGATCGGAAGAATGTTCGAAACGATCGACGATTCCGCCCGCGCCCAACCCCCGGGGTATCTCCCCTAAAGGCGCCGGGCGCCTCACCGCATCGGCTTGATCTTACCCGTCTCCTCGATCCGGACCGGGTACCCCTCCAGCACCGGAGGGATCTTCTCTTCGAGCTCGCGTGTCTTCCTGACGACCATGACTCCGATACACGGTTTTCCGTCGTCGAGGGCGCCGACATACACCCCGACTACTCCCGGTAACGCCATCAGCTCCGCGGAATGAGCCTCTTTCACGAGGTTGATATCGCGCCGGGGAGTCACGCTTCCGGGCCGACCGTCATTGCCGGAGGTCTTGCACCCGGGCGCAAGGTGAAGGATGAATGCGAGTGTGAGGATGGCGCAGAGAACCGTTGACAGGCGTTCATGATAGTGCATGTTGAAATTCCGTCGAATGGGACGCGACCTTCGGGTTGCGCGGAATAAAAAACCCGTCCCGCGCGAGGCGGGACGGGCGATTTCAGACCGGCTCCGGCGTGGTAACGGAACCGCTACTTGTTACTGCCCCACCATCCCGGCGGTTCCGCCGGCGTTCGAACCGATCCAGCTCAGGACATCGCCGATCGGGTTGGCGATCGCCGTCGTCGAGCTGCCGGCGTAGAGAAGGCCGACCGCTTTCGGATTCGTCGACACGTCCTGGACCATGAGCGAGCCGGAATCTCCGGAGATCAGGAAACTCTGGCCGCGGTTTTTATTTTTTATGACGATCTGCCCGGTGAACGTCTTCGTGAAAGCCGCTCCGCCCGCGCACTCGTTATCGTATGCCACACTGATGGTGGCGTTCAGCCCGCTGACGCTGCTCCGGGTCAACCCGCTCGAGCGTCCGCTCTTCTTCACGGCCTGCCCGATGGATGCGCCGACCGTCGTCGCGGAAATTGTTCCGACTTCCAGGATCGCTCCGTCGGTGCGAACCATTCCCGGGATGACCGCGGCATATCCGACATCGACATTTGCGC
This genomic window contains:
- a CDS encoding fused MFS/spermidine synthase; amino-acid sequence: MIGGRVRAYVDTASLESRLRYVSVMNLPMRFYSAPGSLLLIGAGGGSIARNYLKEGWKVESVEPDSAVARIARSTFGLREDEVKIRVGSAGQFLASQAGAYDLILEDLVGTPVPEGDLLTAGFFKTVRTHLKKGGMFGIALECAGWRDEVVRAVASTLGEAFPNVTVLPIAEPPNRFGSIVVIASERAHDELVREVGRNEGLDPEWRFGPGYQETHAWDNRFVMQPDPLLVQTAEQNRIGRMFETIDDSARAQPPGYLP